A single region of the Nicotiana sylvestris chromosome 6, ASM39365v2, whole genome shotgun sequence genome encodes:
- the LOC104249959 gene encoding uncharacterized protein, translating to MPSYNLGMDLTLGTSQVTPSSQLLITGTDLSRVDRDTYFPGPSTVAEDRQTRDLHSGRRLSYGSSSQAHVERDADMTAIDDYIQEPNDIVVSTRLAAPFTDPVNTTDGHDAAHPAIRRRLDDDDPDSVPRRDGMHLRPVAALEHTGCGTHCFSFLVLSF from the exons ATGCCGTCATATAACCTTGGGATGGATCTCACTCTAGGGACTTCGCAGGTGACCCCGTCAAgtcaattattgatcacgggcACGGACCTTTCTAGAGTCGATAGGGATACATACTTTCCAGGCCCGTCTACTGTTGCTGAGGACCGGCAGACCCGAGATTTACATAGTGGGCGCCGGTTGAGTTATGGTTCATCATCACAGGCGCAT gttGAACGCGATGCTGATATGACTGCGATAGATGATTACATTCAGGAGCCCAACGATATAGTG GTTTCTACTAGACTGGCAGCCCCTTTTACTGATCCTGTCAACACCACTGATGGTCATGATGCGGCGCATCCGGCTATTAGGAGGCGACTTGATGATGACGATCCCGATAGCGTACCCAGGCGGGATGGGATGCACCTCAGGCCAGTGGCTGCGTTGGAGCACActggatgcgggacacattgcttttctttccttgttttatctttttga
- the LOC104214753 gene encoding serine/threonine-protein kinase RIPK-like, which yields MVACKIAWKFILPNCFKAKNDTTHILPSETKIIQICKQINSDHHSRLAISDISTDSRSVFISLDDLSSNAIIGSNLHIFTYAELKIITSNFSSANFLGKGGFGPVHKGFIDDKIKPGLKAQPVAVKLLDLDGNQGHQEWLTEVVFLGQLRHPHLVKLIGYCWEEEQRLLVYEYMARGNLENHLFSRYSSCLPWSTRIKIAVGAAKGLAFLHGEEKPVIYRDFKASNILLDSDYKAKLSDFGLAKDGPEGDDTHVSTRVMGTHGYAAPEYIMTGHLTSKSDVYSFGVVLLELITGRPAMDKNRPIRERNLVDWARPMLRDSHKLDRIMDPRLEGLYSTEGAKKVAALAYQCLSHQPRSRPTMSNVVKSLEPVSELKDIPIGPFVYVVPSSECDKELEIGALKSKLDEEKKVNINEDEQKGARRHGHRHKHRPKSAAAAAAVYSDKHLQNHALRHERTNKKHT from the exons ATGGTGGCTTGCAAAATTGCCTGGAAATTTATTTTACCAAATTGTTTCAAAGCCAAGAATGATACTACTCATATTCTTCCTTCAGAGACAAAGATTATACAAATATGTAAACAGATTAATTCTGATCATCATAGTAGGCTAGCTATTTCAGATATAAGTACTGATTCAAGATCAGTATTTATATCGTTGGATGATCTTTCGTCGAACGCGATCATCGGttcaaatcttcatatttttACATATGCTGAGCTCAAAATAATTACCAGTAATTTCTCATCTGCTAATTTTCTTGGAAAAGGTGGATTTGGACCTGTTCATAAGGGGTTTATTGATGATAAGATTAAACCTGGTTTAAAAGCTCAACCTGTTGCTGTTAAGTTGCTGGATTTGGATGGTAATCAAGGCCACCAAGAATGGCTG ACTGAAGTGGTCTTTTTGGGACAATTAAGGCATCCCCATCTGGTGAAATTGATTGGTTATTGTTGGGAGGAAGAGCAGAGACTTCTTGTGTATGAATACATGGCAAGGGGAAACCTAGAGAACCATCTATTTTCAA GATATTCAAGTTGCTTGCCATGGTCAACCAGAATAAAAATTGCGGTTGGTGCTGCAAAAGGACTAGCTTTTCTTCACGGGGAAGAAAAACCAGTAATCTACAGAGATTTCAAGGCTTCTAACATCCTATTAGACTCG GATTATAAAGCCAAGTTATCTGATTTTGGGCTAGCAAAGGATGGACCAGAAGGTGATGATACACATGTATCGACTCGTGTTATGGGCACTCATGGCTATGCTGCTCCAGAGTATATCATGACTG GACATTTGACAAGTAAGAGCGATGTGTATagttttggagtagttttgtTAGAACTAATAACAGGACGACCAGCCATGGACAAGAATCGCCCTATTAGAGAACGAAATTTGGTGGACTGGGCAAGACCAATGCTGAGAGATTCACATAAGCTTGACAGAATAATGGACCCGAGACTTGAAGGTCTGTACTCGACAGAAGGAGCGAAAAAAGTAGCTGCATTGGCTTATCAATGCTTGAGCCACCAGCCCAGGTCCAGGCCTACTATGAGCAACGTGGTTAAGTCATTGGAACCTGTCTCGGAGTTGAAGGATATACCGATTGGCCCGTTCGTTTATGTTGTTCCTTCCTCAGAATGTGACAAGGAGTTGGAAATTGGTGCGTTGAAATCTAAACTGGACGAAGAGAAAAAGGTGAACATAAACGAAGATGAACAAAAAGGAGCGCGCAGACACGGCCACAGGCATAAGCATAGACCAAagtctgctgctgctgctgctgctgtttaCTCAGATAAGCATTTGCAAAATCATGCTTTGAGGCACGAAAGAACAAATAAAAAACATACTTAA